A window from Culex pipiens pallens isolate TS chromosome 3, TS_CPP_V2, whole genome shotgun sequence encodes these proteins:
- the LOC120417395 gene encoding uncharacterized protein LOC120417395 — protein sequence MVDNFVCAGYTFYSKFDSGNLGRVELVRCCEGLNIIGNNVSSTSPAPPSSASAPPAVVAASIPPPANRASSPPALVPAEPPAVAALHHPPSSAAAAAALFVEVEFNLWTRPDCAGTPYENQNRTWFYFAVTGGRPNQIVKFNVMNLNKQAKLFSQGMHPVMKVGPGGRWERIKDKPSYAIANDVFFISFLHRAPESPETRTYYAFTFPFTYNELLEQLGNFDKRFGRHPFDMHQIAVEVAQRYDSSAAAGPVEVVSAPLVTSSKKGKLAKVAKTIERSGPESFDDTARDGSGMEDAGVVLPKEQDPVKPLDSAELASAMSIDDNNTSESMQQITNLVNKVKIELPQQSAESAKGKLLFLQRMLKTPTLDDEARATNLDQRDDIYYYRELLTHSVEHRRVELLTITSFHGVQPEREPRLRNLFPDERTPRCHTFKNKKIVFISSRVHPGETPASFVLNGFLSVLLDRKSIVAITLRRMYVFKIIPFLNPDGVYNGLYRSDTRGHNLNRVYLTPNIETQPSIYASRKLIRYFHLGTDEPEPYELEQEKKAALLKSSADTSTEEFIQQHSTLEEKPPTLAEEQQQTKTSDPGPSSPSAVKKDSESTEENTPSTSDSGFGEGQPNLSKSSTISDSSSTLTLLASVDPLVMSLVPTAASLEPPKDPEPKPEPEAATIATNEEVLPPPKVFTEQLIPDLLPVVTESQGTSSVVAPVQAGLTRPVRSASNLSTASSMASQTVQKKITAKVDTGRKGSLKSATMNKPNLIATTPNTLKMKDFGVGQVGQQQQQPSSALAVTGTKTAKKSSSSSLHHKRAEGKMRPQTPQMYSHFRSHRNEFLNPASQKNLNISLDYLAQLDEKNDKVIYEEKSNMFLYIDLHGHASKKGVFMYGNHLPSTIEAIECMLLPRLMSVNSLHFHYDACNFSERNMYYKGKRDGLSKEGSGRVAIYKCSGLIKSYTLECNYNTGKSVNQLPPRGKEGSTNKVQSPVPPKYTPAVFEEVGRALGPSILDLTNSNPASRLPNSEFRTLQGLRNTLRIEIERGSSKARVTNKVPKTHSKRLSNQSSSSLDVAKENALQWESGPAVGICGPALGAAGVAAAAAVVGSGSPTGAGSSGEPLGGNGNSCSATSSGGRQFLKGGVGAGVSGKTHSGKISRKGVGVGGKGFGKKDAVKKTKILCESGVAVGAVVAAGGKKLQELMRAKDQHQVPRKKIKVSPPHQPQLSTVDGFDLCFKSTGLSATSLPNFLAAPPSLGELPLSKKVKSEAKLLEECLDCDDSLDAPCCSYSSSLPSTTAAVATTKLIATYSPAGSPGSDIGVPSSPPSSGSGCSSSGGGVGGSNVDGTSSAGSKAGKISKFSKATSAKSKLGKSSDGSGKLLKKKRSLKTDSNLKRKKTRVKPALT from the exons ATGGTTGATAATTTCGTGTGCGCTGGCTACACTTTTTACTCCAAATTTGACTCGGGAAATTTGGGCAGAGTCGAGCTCGTTCGATGTTGTGAAG GACTCAACATAATCGGTAACAATGTTAGCAGCACCTCTCCGGCACCGCCCTCGTCCGCGTCCGCCCCACCGGCGGTCGTCGCCGCTTCCATCCCACCACCGGCGAACCGCGCATCTTCTCCCCCCGCGTTAGTTCCGGCCGAACCGCCCGCCGTAGCCGCCCTGCATCACCCGCCCTCgtcggccgccgccgccgcagccCTGTTCGTCGAGGTGGAGTTCAACCTCTGGACGCGACCCGATTGCGCCGGCACGCCGTACGAAAATCAGAACAGGACATGGTTCTATTTCGCCGTAACGG gTGGTCGGCCGAACCAGATCGTCAAGTTTAATGTGATGAATTTGAACAAACAGGCCAAGCTGTTCAGCCAGGGCATGCATCCGGTGATGAAGGTTGGGCCCGGTGGCCGTTGGGAGCGCATCAAGGACAAGCCATCGTACGCG ATTGCCAACGACGTGTTCTTCATCTCGTTTCTGCATCGCGCGCCGGAGTCGCCCGAAACGAGGACCTACTACGCGTTCACCTTTCCGTTCACGTACAACGAGCTGCTCGAACAGCTGGGTAATTTTGACAAACGCTTCGGCCGCCATCCGTTCGATATGCACCAGATCGCGGTTGAAGTGGCACAGAGGTACGATAGCAGTGCTGCCGCGGGACCGGTTGAGGTCGTTTCGGCGCCGTTGGTGACGAGCTCGAAAAAGGGCAAGCTGGCCAAGGTAGCTAAAACGATCGAGCGGAGTGGTCCGGAGTCGTTCGACGACACGGCCCGCGATGGCAGTGGCATGGAGGACGCCGGCGTAGTGCTGCCGAAGGAACAGGACCCGGTGAAACCGCTGGACAGTGCCGAACTGGCGTCAGCCATGTCCATCGACGATAACAACACGTCGGAGTCGATGCAGCAGATTACGAATCTTGTAAATAAGGTGAAGATTGAGTTACCACAGCAGTCGGCTGAGTCGGCCAAGGGCAAGCTGTTGTTCTTGCAGCGAATGCTGAAGACGCCCACGCTGGACGACGAAGCGAGGGCGACCAACCTGGACCAGCGGGACGACATCTACTACTACCGGGAACTGTTGACGCACTCGGTTGAGCATCGGCGGGTCGAGCTGCTGACCATTACGTCGTTCCACGGGGTTCAGCCGGAGCGCGAGCCACGCCTCCGGAATCTGTTTCCCGACGAGCGAACGCCCCGGTGCCATACGTTTAAGAATAAGAAAATTGTCTTCATCTCGTCGCGCGTACACCCGGGCGAAACGCCCGCAAGCTTCGTGCTGAACGGGTTTCTCAGTGTGCTGCTCGACCGGAAGAGCATCGTGGCCATTACGCTTAG GAgaatgtatgtgttcaaaatcaTACCGTTTCTGAATCCGGACGGGGTCTACAACGGACTGTACCGTTCCGACACGCGGGGACACAATCTGAACAGGGTTTATCTGACGCCAAACATTGAGACGCAGCCGTCGATTTACGCCTCCAGGAAGCTCATCAG ATACTTCCACCTCGGCACGGACGAACCCGAACCGTACGAGCTGGAGCAGGAAAAGAAAGCTGCTCTGCTGAAGAGCTCGGCGGACACCAGCACCGAGGAGTTCATTCAGCAGCACTCAACGCTCGAGGAAAAACCTCCCACGCTAGCCGAGGAGCAGCAACAAACGAAGACCTCCGACCCTGGCCCGTCGAGTCCGTCCGCCGTCAAAAAAG ATTCCGAATCCACCGAAGAAAACACTCCTTCAACGTCGGACTCTGGCTTTGGCGAGGGCCAGCCGAACCTTTCCAAAAGCAGCACCATTTCGGACTCGTCATCGACGCTCACCCTACTGGCGTCCGTAGACCCGCTCGTAATGTCGTTAGTTCCTACTGCCGCCAGTTTGGAACCACCGAAAGATCCGGAACCGAAGCCGGAACCAGAAGCAGCGACGATCGCCACCAACGAAGAGGTGCTTCCACCACCGAAAGTGTTCACCGAGCAGCTCATCCCGGATCTGCTTCCGGTGGTAACGGAGAGTCAGGGTACGAGCTCGGTAGTTGCGCCTGTTCAGGCCGGACTAACCCGACCGGTTCGTAGCGCATCGAATCTCAGCACTGCCAGCAGCATGGCCAGCCAGACTGTGCAGAAGAAGATCACGGCCAAGGTGGACACGGGTCGCAAGGGTTCGCTCAAGAGTGCCACCATGAACAAGCCCAATCTGATTGCGACCACGCCGAACACGCTCAAGATGAAGGACTTTGGGGTGGGACAGGTgggacaacagcagcagcagccttcGTCGGCGTTGGCGGTGACGGGTACGAAGACGGCCAAAaagtcgtcctcgtcgtcgttgCACCACAAACGAGCCGAAGGCAAGATGCGTCCGCAGACGCCGCAGATGTACAGCCACTTCCGGTCGCACCGGAACGAGTTCCTGAACCCGGCCAGCCAAAAGAATCTCAACATCAGCTTGGACTATCTGGCGCAGCTGGACGAGAAGAACGACAAGGTGATCTACGAGGAGAAGAGCAACATGTTTCTGTACATTGACCTGCACGGGCACGCATCCAAGAAGGGCGTGTTCATGTACGGCAACCATCTGCCCAGCACGATCGAAGCCATCGAGTGTATGCTGCTGCCGCGGTTGATGAGCGTGAACTCGCTGCATTTCCACTACGACGCGTGCAACTTTAGCGAGCGCAACATGTACTACAA GGGTAAACGCGACGGCTTGTCGAAGGAGGGTTCCGGCCGAGTTGCCATCTACAAGTGTTCCGGATTGATCAAGAGCTACACGCTGGAGTGCAATTACAACACCGGAAAGAGCGTCAATCAACTGCCACCGCGAGGAAAGGAAGGTTCCACCAACAAGGTTCAATCGCCGGTTCCCCCAAAGTACACCCCAGCCGTCTTTGAAGAG GTCGGTCGCGCCCTCGGTCCCTCGATCCTGGACCTGACCAACTCGAACCCCGCCTCGCGCCTCCCCAACTCGGAGTTCCGGACGCTGCAGGGCCTGCGCAACACGCTGCGCATCGAGATCGAGCGGGGCTCGTCGAAGGCGCGCGTCACCAACAAG GTCCCGAAGACCCACTCGAAGCGGTTGAGCAACCAGTCGTCCAGTTCGCTGGATGTGGCCAAGGAGAACGCCCTGCAGTGGGAGAGTGGACCGGCGGTTGGCATTTGTGGACCAGCCTTGGGAGCGGCAGGGGTAGCAGCTGCGGCAGCCGTGGTGGGATCCGGGAGTCCGACCGGGGCAGGGAGTAGCGGTGAACCACTCGGTGGCAACGGGAACTCGTGCTCGGCCACTTCTAGCGGTGGGCGGCAGTTCCTGAAGGGTGGCGTTGGCGCAGGTGTTTCCGGCAAGACCCACTCGGGCAAGATCTCGCGGAAGGGCGTCGGTGTCGGAGGGAAGGGCTTCGGCAAAAAGGACGCCGTCAAGAAGACCAAGATTCTGTGCGAATCGGGCGTCGCCGTTGGAGCGGTCGTGGCCGCCGGTGGCAAGAAGCTGCAGGAGCTGATGCGTGCCAAAGACCAGCACCAGGTTCCGCGGAAGAAGATCAAGGTTTCACCACCGCATCAACCCCAACTGTCCACCGTGGACGGATTCGACCTGTGCTTCAAGAGTACCGGCCTGTCGGCGACGTCGCTGCCCAACTTCCTGGCCGCACCGCCATCCCTCGGCGAGCTTCCCCTGTCCAAGAAGGTCAAATCCGAAGCGAAACTGCTCGAGGAGTGTCTCGACTGCGACGACAGTCTGGATGCGCCCTGCTGTTCGTACTCGTCGTCGCTGCCGTCGACGACCGCCGCCGTCGCCACCACCAAGCTCATCGCGACCTACAGCCCGGCTGGTTCTCCGGGGTCGGACATTGGTGTACCGTCGAGCCCGCCAAGCTCCGGAAGTGGTTGCTCCTCGTCTGGCGGAGGAGTTGGTGGATCGAATGTGGACGGAACTAGCAGCGCTGGTTCCAAGGCCGGTAAGATTAGCAAGTTCAGCAAGGCCACCTCGGCCAAGTCAAAGCTGGGCAAGTCGTCCGATGGTAGCGGCAAACTGCTCAAGAAGAAACGGTCCCTCAAGACTGACTCGAACCTTAAGCGGAAGAAAACCCGGGTCAAGCCAGCCCTCACCTAA
- the LOC120417425 gene encoding U-scoloptoxin(05)-Sm1a: MNRLLLGAFVVATMFKTATAIECYVCNATDSSTPFQCSEWFERFDSPDIKPQDCSNVYGAKYCIKHIGRFEALAILCYQCSSAHSMYCSDMLVADEASPFKPEPCDHVFEAEYCVKSTAMHGGIGAKRYCSSRDLGNYCNYVRNPGDQIEYRSCIYTCDTDGCNGGQRTTLSVVALLLAGVAWVAAARL, translated from the exons ATGAATCGATTGCTGTTGGGTGCGTTCGTTGTGGCTACAATGTTTAAAACAG CCACCGCCATCGAGTGCTACGTGTGCAACGCGACGGATTCCAGCACCCCCTTCCAGTGCAGCGAGTGGTTCGAACGGTTCGATTCGCCGGACATTAAGCCGCAGGACTGTTCCAACGTTTACGGGGCCAAATACTGCATCAAGCACATCGGTCGCTTCGAAG cATTAGCGATCCTGTGCTATCAATGTTCCTCGGCACACAGCATGTACTGCTCGGACATGCTGGTGGCGGACGAGGCGTCCCCATTCAAACCGGAACCGTGTGACCACGTGTTCGAGGCGGAATACTGCGTCAAATCGACGGCCATGCACG gtggAATCGGTGCAAAACGGTACTGCTCGTCGCGTGACCTGGGCAACTATTGCAACTACGTGCGCAATCCGGGCGATCAGATCGAGTACCGGTCCTGCATCTACACGTGCGATACCGACGGATGCAACGGGGGCCAGCGAACGACACTGTCCGTGGTGGCACTGCTGCTGGCCGGAGTTGCGTGGGTGGCAGCCGCAAGGCTGTAA
- the LOC120417394 gene encoding coronin-1A-like isoform X4 produces MTNSQLWFRGVRPSKFRHVYGLPTRKECCYTDISVVRSGNDGNFCAVNPTFLAIVADTTFVVIPINQTGRIDFQCCKVIGHTGQILDLKWNPFDDQMIASASDDCTIKIWKVPEGGLTANLSECMVELVGHKRKVMHVEWHPTAANVLISAGFDHLVCVWDVGNSEKPLLNVISCHVDMIYSLAVSRDGALIATTSKDKKLRVIEPRSGIVVSEGVCHLGTKCSKAVFLDNNRILTTGFSRHSDRQFAVWDQHDLKKPLVQEVIDSSSGVVTPYFDYDTRMIYLAGKGDGNIRYYEVVDEPPYVYYLNQFLSGQPQKALGFMPKRGVTVSQCEVFRFYKLHAAGNICEPISMIVPRKSTLFQSDLYPDTLANVPAIGAKEWFSGRNVQPMLRSMKTGESILDTSQRRESKTVHHSSSKNNILNSLNGNHTNERPVNGTTPSINGNYTNGNSQTTTTTTGSVVTNGNSAGGKNNKENEIDNRKFETNNTKKFAFLSQPTIPDYRPQTQIIEKSQKTSTNQSTKFHQLQAIFGQHQTANHKDIANLQNNLLSSSRNSSRNSSLENINLLNSENELRKAFNKQSDEIKSLRKSLNNSEKRVRELEAEVKRLQLQLKH; encoded by the exons CTATGGTTCCGCGGCGTGCGGCCCTCCAAGTTCCGGCACGTGTACGGGCTGCCTACGCGCAAGGAGTGCTGCTACACGGACATCAGCGTGGTGCGCAGCGGCAACGATGGCAACTTTTGCGCCGTCAATCCCACCTTCCTGGCGATCGTCGCCGACACCACGTTCGTCGTGATCCCGATCAACCAGACGGGCCGGATCGACTTTCAGTGCTGCAAGGTGATCGGGCACACGGGGCAGATTCTGGACCTGAAGTGGAACCCGTTCGACGATCAGATGATCGCGTCGGCGTCGGACGACTGCACGATCAAGATCTGGAAGGTGCCGGAGGGTGGGCTGACGGCTAACTTGAGTGAATGTATGGTTGAGTTGGTTGGCCACAAGCGCAAGGTGATGCACGTGGAGTGGCATCCGACGGCGGCCAATGTGCTGATCAGCGCTGGGTTTGATCACTTGGTTTGTGTGTGGGACGTTGGGAACAGCGAGAAGCCACTGCTGAACGTGATCAGCTGCCACGTGGACATGATCTACAGTTTGGCGGTCAGCCGGGACGGGGCGTTGATCGCGACGACTTCGAAGGACAAGAAGCTGAGGGTGATCGAGCCGAGGAGTGGAATTGTGGTGTCG gaGGGAGTCTGTCATTTGGGAACCAAGTGTTCGAAGGCGGTTTTCTTGGATAACAACCGGATCTTGACGACCGGATTTTCGCGCCATTCGGACCGACAATTTGCCGTGTGGGATCAGCATGACCTGAAGAAGCCTCTGGTACAGGAAGTGATCGACAGTTCAAGTGGTGTTGTGACGCCCTACTTTGACTACGACACTCGCATGATCTACTTGGCGGGTAAGGGTGATGGCAACATTCGGTACTACGAAGTGGTGGACGAACCTCCGTACGTGTACTATCTGAACCAGTTTCTGTCGGGACAACCGCAGAAAGCGCTTGGGTTTATGCCGAAGCGGGGCGTTACCGTGTCCCAGTGCGAGGTGTTCCGGTTCTACAAACTGCACGCCGCAGGAAACATCTGCGAACCCATCTCGATGATCGTGCCGCGCAAGTCAACGCTGTTCCAGAGTGACCTGTACCCGGACACGCTGGCCAATGTGCCCGCGATCGGTGCCAAAGAGTGGTTCTCGGGCCGGAACGTGCAACCCATGCTGAGATCGATGAAGACTG GCGAATCTATTCTGGACACCAGCCAGCGCAGGGAGTCCAAAACGGTGCACCACTCCAGCAGCAAAAACAACATCCTGAACAGCCTGAACGGCAATCACACGAACGAACGCCCCGTCAACGGAACCACCCCGTCTATCAACGGAAACTACACAAACGGCAACAGCcaaacaacgacgacgacaaccGGCTCGGTCGTGACCAATGGAAACAGCGCCGGGGGCAAAAACAACAAAGAGAACGAAATCGATAACCGGAAGTTCGAGACCAACAACACGAAAAAGTTTGCGTTCCTGTCGCAACCGACGATACCGGACTACCGGCCGCAAACG CAAATAATCGAAAAGAGCCAGAAGACGTCCACGAATCAGAGTACAAAGTTCCACCAGCTGCAGGCCATCTTCGGGCAGCACCAGACGGCGAACCACAAGGACATTGCCAACCTGCAGAACAATCTGCTCAGCAGTTCGCGGAACAGCTCGCGCAACAGTTCGCTGGAGAACATCAACCTGTTGAACTCGGAGAATGAG CTCCGAAAGGCGTTCAACAAGCAGTCCGACGAGATCAAGAGCCTCCGGAAGTCGCTGAACAACTCGGAGAAGCGGGTACGCGAACTCGAAGCCGAGGTGAAGCGACTTCAGCTGCAGCTCAAGCACTAA
- the LOC120417413 gene encoding uncharacterized protein LOC120417413, whose translation MQEDGLPANFGEYFSSTGERIPGKECKRNPSAGRWTACLCWRKGSVQFNFLRTFFAGVIFVMFAKGTVILTGFFFAIFAEGVNLKNTFKAALHQNGHRAAVRFSGPVGLKVAKTTSRQSFKAPTITQAVAMIDGEKAIPEIRRNLRRSMRSLRNFIRDTGVADWFEEFPMRRDMILLISSNYCDVDHTMTRERIGRSGRDHFNLERDGHGPPFDADVAASSPFVLPVVQHANIFCRRNLAKVENNTDLAALNSAIHDLTALTRYARRNPGLIEFMIDKNMETQRAAREASRVDIPVSDMHDLRSADAAGHLNLNHGTPNVTEQLNRLKHPDYETVY comes from the exons ATGCAAGAGGACGGATTGCCTGCTAATTTTGGCGAATATTTTTCGTCCACTGGTGAACGGATTCCTGGAAAAGaatgcaagaggaatccgtccgccggtaGATGGACTGCCTGCCTATGTTGGCGAAAAGGTTCGGtccaattcaattttttaaggaCTTTTTTTGCAGGAGTGATCTTCGTGATGTTTGCAAAAGGAACTGTGATActaactggattttttttcgcaatttttgcaGAAGGAGTCAACTTGAAGAATACCTTCAAGGCCGCCTTGCACCAAAATGGACACCGTGCCGCCGTCAGGTTTTCCGGTCCTGTTGGACTTAAGGTCGCTAAAACGACATCGCGCCAGAGCTTTAAGGCGCCAACCATCACACAGGCAGTTGCGATGATAGACGGAGAGAAGGCCATTCCAGAGATTCGACGGAACCTGCGCCGAAGTATGAGGAGTTTGCGGAACTTTATCCGGGACACTGGCGTGGCGGACTGGTTCGAGGAGTTTCCGATGAGGCGAGATATGATCCTGCTGATCTCCAGCAACTATTGCGATGTTGACCACACGATGACGAGGGAACGGATAGGAAGATCAGGACGAGACCATTTCAACCTCGAACGTGATGGACACGGACCTCCGTTTGATGCGGACGTCGCTGCTTCGTCGCCATTCGTTCTTCCGGTAGTCCAACAtgccaacattttttgcaggaggaatctgGCCAAAGTTGAAAATAACACGGACTTGGCCGCCCTCAATTCG gcGATCCATGACCTAACGGCCTTGACCCGTTACGCTCGTCGAAATCCTGGGTTGATTGAGTTCATGATCGATAAGAACATGGAGACGCAGCGTGCGGCAAGAGAGGCTAGTAGGGTGGACATCCCAGTTAGCGATATGCACGATCTGCGGTCGGCTGACGCAGCAGGTCACCTGAATCTCAACCACGGGACTCCGAACGTCACGGAGCAGTTGAATCGCCTGAAGCACCCGGACTACGAGACCGTCTACTAG